In Leishmania mexicana MHOM/GT/2001/U1103 complete genome, chromosome 13, the following proteins share a genomic window:
- a CDS encoding alpha tubulin, translating to MGLMRTDTHVHAPPSSRSAALLLLLLPCAGRLPRVSSPHLALSLLSSPLPSPPLLADTQHARCTHAHAHRNPRSSSLSFFEQTPLNRLLTPLPSFSAMREAICIHIGQAGCQVGNACWELFCLEHGIQPDGSMPSDKCIGVEDDAFNTFFSETGAGKHVPRCIFLDLEPTVVDEVRTGTYRQLFNPEQLVSGKEDAANNYARGHYTIGKEIVDLALDRIRKLADNCTGLQGFMVFHAVGGGTGSGLGALLLERLSVDYGKKSKLGYTVYPSPQVSTAVVEPYNCVLSTHSLLEHTDVATMLDNEAIYDLTRRSLDIERPSYTNVNRLIGQVVSSLTASLRFDGALNVDLTEFQTNLVPYPRIHFVLTSYAPVVSAEKAYHEQLSVADITNSVFEPAGMLTKCDPRHGKYMSCCLMYRGDVVPKDVNAAIATIKTKRTIQFVDWCPTGFKCGINYQPPTVVPGGDLAKVQRAVCMIANSTAIAEVFARIDHKFDLMYSKRAFVHWYVGEGMEEGEFSEAREDLAALEKDYEEVGAESADDMGEEDVEEY from the coding sequence TGctctttccctcctctcctctcccctcccctcccctcccctcctggCGGACACACAACATGCgcgatgcacacacgcgcacgcccacCGAAACCCACGCAGCTCTTCGCTCTCGTTCTTCGAACAAACACCTTTAAACCGCCTTCTaacccctcttccctctttttcAGCCATGCGTGAGGCTATCTGCATCCACATTGGCCAGGCCGGCTGCCAGGTCGGTAACGCGTGCTGGGAGCTGTTCTGCCTCGAGCACGGCATCCAGCCCGATGGCTCCATGCCCTCTGACAAGTGCATTGGCGTTGAGGATGACGCGTTCAACACGTTCTTCTCGGAGACTGGTGCTGGCAAGCACGTTCCTCGCTGCATCTTCCTGGACCTCGAGCCTACGGTCGTGGATGAGGTGCGCACCGGCACGTACCGCCAGCTGTTCAACCCCGAGCAGCTGGTGTCTGGCAAGGAGGATGCGGCGAACAACTACGCTCGTGGCCACTACACGATCGGCAAGGAGATCGTCGACCTTGCGCTGGACCGCATTCGCAAGCTGGCGGACAACTGCACTGGTCTCCAGGGCTTTATGGTGTTCCACGCTGTgggtggcggcaccggctctggcctcggtgcgctgctgctggagcgcctgTCTGTGGACTACGGCAAGAAGTCCAAGCTTGGGTACACCGTGTACCCGAGCCCGCAGGTGTCGACTGCCGTCGTGGAGCCGTACAACTGCGTGCTGTCGACGCACTCGCTGCTCGAGCACACCGATGTTGCGACGATGCTGGACAACGAGGCCATCTACGACCTCACTCGCCGTTCTCTCGACATTGAGCGCCCGTCGTACACGAACGTGAACCGCCTGATCGGCCAGGTGGTGTCGTCTCtgacggcgtcgctgcgcttCGATGGTGCGCTGAACGTGGACCTGACGGAGTTCCAGACGAACCTTGTGCCGTACCCGCGCATCCACTTCGTGCTGACGAGCTACGCCCCGGTGGTGTCTGCCGAGAAGGCGTACCACGAGCAGCTGTCCGTCGCGGACATCACGAACTCGGTGTTTGAGCCTGCCGGCATGCTGACCAAGTGCGATCCTCGCCACGGCAAGTACATGTCGTGCTGCCTCATGTACCGCGGTGATGTCGTGCCGAAGGATGTCAACGCCGCGATTGCGACGATCAAGACGAAGCGGACAATTCAGTTCGTGGACTGGTGCCCGACTGGCTTCAAGTGCGGCATCAACTACCAGCCGCCGACCGTTGTGCCCGGCGGTGACCTCGCGaaggtgcagcgcgccgtgTGCATGATTGCCAACTCGACCGCGATCGCTGAGGTGTTTGCCCGCATCGACCACAAGTTCGATCTGATGTACAGCAAGCGCGCGTTCGTGCACTGGTACGTGGGTGAGGGcatggaggagggcgagttctccgaggcgcgcgaggatctcgctgcgctggagaagGACTACGAGGAGGTTGGCGCCGAATCCGCCGACGACATGGGTGAGGAGGACGTCGAGGAGTACTAA